The following proteins are encoded in a genomic region of Lachnospiraceae bacterium KM106-2:
- a CDS encoding Mg(2+) chelatase family protein / ComM-related protein has protein sequence MFSKVYSAAVQGIDATLVGVEVDVSDGLPQFNMVGALACEVKEARDRVRTAIKNSGFSLNPKKITVNLSPANIRKEGTGFDLPIAVAMLAAFGIIPVERMKETLIIGELSLNGEVERINGVLPITLAAKMQGFKRILVPKYNAREGACIQGITVIGVQNLKEVAIYLNNPDTLESEYVDLDEYLEQKKGTNSIDFADVIGQAAVKRAMEVAVAGMHNLLLMGPPGTGKTMLSKRLPTIMPDLTLEESMEISKVYSIAGLLSPDESIVVQRPFRQPHHTISAMALAGGGKSPKPGEVSLASGGILFLDELPEFNRNTLEILRQPMEERYVSISRLHGSYRYPTDFMLVGAMNPCPCGYYPDRNRCHCSEKQVNRYLSHLSKPLLDRIDIVMELSPVHYKEITMDRKEETSREIKERVEMARKIQMERYEQENFMFNSNLTPNLIKKYCRLAKEEKKLMEEIFIKFRLSARAYHRVLKVARTIADLDGAKEIQMEHLSEAVCYRSLENKFWGEAHYE, from the coding sequence ATGTTTAGTAAAGTTTATAGTGCAGCCGTTCAGGGCATTGATGCAACTTTGGTTGGGGTTGAGGTAGATGTATCTGACGGCTTGCCACAGTTTAATATGGTAGGTGCTCTTGCTTGTGAAGTAAAAGAGGCAAGAGATCGAGTCAGAACTGCCATTAAAAATTCTGGATTTAGTCTAAATCCGAAGAAGATAACGGTGAATCTCTCACCGGCAAATATCCGAAAAGAAGGAACAGGATTTGATTTACCTATTGCAGTCGCGATGCTTGCCGCATTTGGCATTATTCCGGTTGAGAGGATGAAGGAGACTCTGATCATTGGAGAATTAAGCCTAAATGGCGAGGTAGAGCGGATCAATGGAGTGTTACCAATTACACTTGCTGCAAAAATGCAAGGATTTAAAAGGATACTTGTGCCAAAATATAATGCAAGAGAAGGTGCCTGTATTCAAGGGATTACAGTGATCGGTGTACAAAACTTGAAAGAGGTGGCGATTTATCTAAATAATCCGGATACGTTAGAAAGCGAATACGTTGATCTTGATGAGTATCTAGAGCAGAAAAAAGGTACAAATTCGATTGATTTTGCAGATGTGATCGGACAAGCTGCTGTCAAGAGAGCGATGGAAGTCGCAGTTGCGGGTATGCATAATCTGTTGTTGATGGGACCTCCTGGAACGGGCAAAACGATGTTGTCAAAGCGGCTTCCTACGATCATGCCGGATCTTACATTGGAAGAGAGCATGGAAATTTCAAAAGTATATAGTATTGCAGGACTATTATCTCCGGATGAGTCTATTGTAGTGCAACGGCCGTTTAGACAACCCCATCATACGATATCAGCAATGGCGTTAGCAGGAGGTGGGAAAAGTCCAAAGCCAGGAGAAGTGAGCCTGGCATCGGGAGGTATCTTGTTCTTAGACGAACTTCCGGAGTTTAATCGGAATACGTTAGAGATATTACGGCAGCCTATGGAAGAACGTTATGTCTCAATAAGCAGATTGCATGGGAGCTATCGATATCCAACTGATTTTATGTTAGTTGGTGCGATGAATCCCTGCCCTTGTGGGTATTATCCAGATCGGAATCGTTGCCATTGCAGTGAGAAACAGGTGAATCGTTATCTCTCTCATTTGTCAAAACCATTACTGGATCGAATTGATATTGTAATGGAGTTATCTCCGGTACATTATAAGGAGATTACGATGGATCGAAAGGAAGAGACAAGCAGAGAGATAAAAGAACGTGTAGAGATGGCTAGAAAGATTCAGATGGAACGATATGAACAGGAAAATTTTATGTTTAATTCCAATTTAACACCTAATTTAATTAAGAAATATTGTCGTTTGGCAAAAGAAGAAAAGAAACTAATGGAGGAAATCTTTATAAAATTTCGCCTAAGTGCAAGAGCATACCATAGAGTTTTGAAAGTGGCAAGGACGATCGCGGATCTTGATGGGGCAAAAGAGATTCAAATGGAGCATTTAAGTGAAGCGGTATGCTATCGTAGTCTTGAAAATAAGTTCTGGGGGGAGGCACATTATGAATAG
- a CDS encoding deoxyguanosinetriphosphate triphosphohydrolase, translating into MSNERFEKVAATKENSNYLNYIKREQEMQRHPYDLRSEFGRDYTRLLHSLAYRRLKHKTQVFFNVSNDHVCTRMEHVAHVESVSYTIANALGLNTELTKAIAIGHDLGHAPFGHQGERILDSISRDRLNKSFWHEKNGLRFVDKIELLENDRNEFKNLNLTYAVRDGIISHCGEVDEQALYPREEFIDLESIQSPGEFQAITWEGCVVKISDKIAYLGRDIEDAIRLGILNEEGQKALGELAKTNGLPVINTTVIINDMIEDICRNSSVDNGIRLSEEMCAHMDCIKKFNYEHIYGNKKLIPFSHYAELIIHELYDALYDVYDGENTIRAISERMDEYPELMKTFAEWLVRYCEQDLENPKWVKSIRDHSKNEKIYGHLEDESLYIQAILDYISGMTDQYAIEVFRELLKY; encoded by the coding sequence ATGTCAAATGAGAGATTTGAGAAAGTAGCAGCTACAAAAGAGAATTCAAATTACTTAAACTACATAAAGAGAGAGCAGGAGATGCAGAGGCATCCATATGATCTTAGAAGTGAATTTGGAAGAGATTATACAAGATTGCTTCATTCACTAGCCTATCGTCGTCTGAAACATAAAACCCAAGTCTTTTTTAATGTTAGTAATGATCATGTATGCACGAGAATGGAACACGTAGCCCATGTGGAATCGGTCAGTTATACAATTGCAAATGCGTTAGGACTTAATACGGAGCTTACAAAAGCAATCGCAATAGGACACGATCTGGGTCACGCACCGTTTGGCCATCAAGGCGAGAGGATCCTCGATAGCATCTCAAGGGATAGACTTAATAAAAGTTTTTGGCACGAAAAGAATGGTCTTCGTTTTGTTGATAAGATTGAATTGTTAGAGAATGATCGAAATGAATTTAAGAATCTGAATCTCACGTATGCAGTTCGAGATGGGATAATCTCACATTGTGGGGAAGTGGATGAGCAGGCGCTTTATCCGAGAGAAGAATTTATAGATCTAGAAAGTATCCAGTCACCAGGAGAGTTTCAGGCGATTACCTGGGAAGGTTGTGTTGTGAAAATTTCAGATAAGATCGCTTATTTGGGAAGAGATATTGAGGATGCGATCCGGCTAGGAATTCTAAATGAAGAGGGTCAAAAAGCTTTAGGTGAATTAGCTAAGACTAATGGCCTTCCTGTGATCAATACGACGGTTATCATTAATGATATGATCGAAGATATCTGCAGGAATTCATCTGTCGATAACGGAATTCGCTTAAGTGAGGAGATGTGCGCTCATATGGACTGCATTAAAAAGTTTAATTATGAGCATATCTATGGAAATAAGAAATTGATACCGTTTAGTCACTATGCAGAGCTGATCATTCATGAGCTATATGATGCTTTATATGATGTTTATGATGGAGAGAATACCATTCGTGCGATTAGTGAGAGAATGGATGAGTATCCAGAATTAATGAAGACGTTTGCTGAGTGGCTAGTAAGATATTGTGAACAAGATTTAGAGAATCCGAAGTGGGTAAAATCAATTCGTGACCATAGTAAGAATGAGAAGATTTATGGACATTTAGAGGATGAGTCTCTCTATATTCAAGCGATTTTAGATTATATATCGGGGATGACGGATCAATACGCAATAGAAGTCTTTCGAGAATTACTGAAGTATTAA
- a CDS encoding ribonucleotide reductase transcriptional regulator NrdR has product MKCPFCGKENTRVIDSRPVDDNTAIRRRRHCDACSKRFTTYEKVEAIPLVVIKKDNNRESYDRSKIEAGVYRSCHKRPISVDQINKLVDEVETTLFNSGEKEIKSSQIGEILMDKLKTLDTVAYVRFASVYREFKDANTFMYEIKKILDNKENKSN; this is encoded by the coding sequence ATGAAGTGTCCATTTTGTGGTAAGGAAAACACAAGAGTAATCGATTCGAGACCAGTTGACGACAACACTGCAATACGCCGCAGAAGACATTGTGATGCATGTTCCAAACGATTTACAACTTATGAGAAGGTAGAAGCGATTCCACTTGTTGTTATTAAAAAAGATAACAATCGTGAGTCATATGATCGTTCGAAGATAGAAGCAGGTGTGTATCGCTCGTGTCATAAACGACCAATTTCAGTGGATCAGATTAATAAATTAGTTGATGAAGTTGAGACTACTTTGTTTAACTCAGGTGAAAAAGAAATTAAAAGCAGCCAGATCGGCGAAATCCTTATGGATAAACTGAAAACGCTTGATACAGTAGCATATGTGCGTTTTGCATCCGTTTATCGCGAATTCAAAGATGCAAATACATTCATGTATGAAATTAAAAAGATATTGGATAATAAAGAAAATAAAAGTAATTAA
- a CDS encoding RNA polymerase sporulation specific sigma factor SigG: MALYKVEICGVNTSKLPLLKNGEKDALFQRILNGDREARELYIKGNLRLVLSIIQRFSNSNENVDDLFQIGCIGLMKAIDNFDITQNVKFSTYAVPMIIGEIRRYLRDNNSIRVSRSLRDTAYKAIYAKEELMKKNDKEPTVSDISREIGISSEDIVFALDAIQNPVSLYEPVYSEGGDTLYIMDQISDKKNKEENWIEEISLKEAMDKLPEREHNIIKLRFFEGKTQMEVANEIDISQAQVSRLEKSALKSMKSYLVDR, from the coding sequence ATGGCTCTGTACAAAGTTGAGATATGTGGAGTGAATACTTCAAAGTTACCATTACTTAAGAATGGTGAGAAAGATGCTTTGTTTCAACGGATTTTAAATGGAGATCGAGAAGCAAGAGAGTTATATATTAAGGGTAATTTGAGACTTGTATTAAGCATTATTCAGCGCTTTTCCAATAGCAATGAGAATGTCGATGATTTGTTTCAGATCGGTTGTATTGGTCTGATGAAAGCAATTGATAACTTCGATATTACTCAGAATGTGAAGTTCTCAACCTATGCTGTTCCAATGATTATAGGAGAGATACGCAGATATTTAAGGGATAATAATAGTATTCGCGTTAGCCGTTCACTTCGCGATACGGCTTATAAAGCAATTTATGCGAAGGAAGAGCTAATGAAGAAGAATGATAAAGAGCCAACGGTCAGTGATATCTCGAGAGAAATTGGAATAAGCAGTGAAGACATTGTATTCGCGCTTGATGCAATACAAAATCCAGTATCCTTGTATGAACCAGTTTATTCTGAGGGTGGTGATACACTATATATCATGGATCAGATCAGTGATAAGAAAAATAAAGAAGAGAACTGGATTGAGGAGATTTCATTAAAGGAGGCAATGGATAAGTTGCCAGAGAGAGAACATAATATTATTAAGCTTCGCTTTTTTGAGGGAAAGACACAGATGGAAGTGGCAAATGAAATTGATATCTCACAAGCTCAGGTATCGCGTCTTGAGAAAAGTGCGTTAAAAAGCATGAAATCATACTTGGTAGATCGTTAA